The proteins below come from a single Oceaniferula flava genomic window:
- a CDS encoding DUF4174 domain-containing protein, translated as MRTILCTAGLLIAGVLISCAKEKPVTLEKYQWKKRLILSYPIDAQAWAEQLKSVRAHYAKMEERDLVMLRLDAEMQSFSAAERKALIVKYQLSPGSHVLIGKDGGEKARQQGALDLKPWIQLIDTMPMRRNEMKKD; from the coding sequence ATGCGAACCATACTCTGCACGGCCGGCTTGTTAATTGCCGGCGTCCTGATTTCCTGCGCCAAGGAGAAGCCCGTGACGCTGGAAAAATACCAGTGGAAGAAACGCCTCATTCTCAGCTACCCCATAGATGCCCAAGCTTGGGCTGAGCAGTTGAAGTCGGTCCGGGCGCATTATGCCAAGATGGAGGAGCGGGATCTCGTCATGTTACGCCTCGATGCGGAGATGCAAAGTTTCAGCGCCGCGGAGCGCAAGGCCTTGATCGTGAAATACCAGCTCAGCCCCGGTAGCCACGTGCTGATTGGCAAGGACGGTGGGGAAAAAGCCCGGCAGCAGGGGGCACTCGATCTCAAGCCGTGGATACAGCTCATCGATACCATGCCGATGCGCCGCAATGAGATGAAAAAGGACTAG
- a CDS encoding CotH kinase family protein has protein sequence MKRFIPLTTAGAVLLTASAFAQPGPPPGANGAGRPPGGGGGPNESPERELLDKFDANKNGRLETAERSKALEFVQQNPTSRRRGPRRGEQQELKIQAGKKISPSDIEKVKGEVYDPKLLRTLFIDFENDQWEKELEAFNNSDVDVPAKLTIDGKVYEGVGIHFRGASSYFRTRSGQKRSLNVSLDHSDKDQRLDGYKTLNLNNSFGDASLLGAVIYSQIARSLTPAPKVNLVRVVINGEYWGIYQNQQQFDKDFLKENYDTKKGARWKAPGSPRGDAGLKYLGEDLAEYKKRFEQKKGDAEDWQALIGLCKVLNETPIDQLEAALAPILDIESTLRFLAIDCTLMNSDGYWARASDFTLYRDPKGMFHIVPHDMNEAFRAGHRRRGESAADASPFSLDPLVGLDDDSKPLRSKLLKVPSLRKRYLAHCESIARDWLDWKKLGPIVAEYRAMIKDDVIADTRKNGSTEAFLKLTADQPDELSEVRGAGTPIRTFADGRRAFLLSHPAIKGAAKE, from the coding sequence ATGAAACGATTCATTCCATTGACCACCGCCGGCGCTGTCCTTCTCACTGCGAGTGCTTTTGCCCAGCCAGGACCACCTCCGGGGGCTAATGGAGCAGGCCGCCCACCCGGTGGCGGCGGCGGACCGAATGAATCGCCCGAGCGCGAATTGTTAGACAAGTTCGATGCCAATAAAAACGGTCGACTCGAAACCGCCGAACGCAGCAAAGCCCTCGAGTTCGTTCAGCAGAACCCCACATCGCGGCGCCGGGGCCCACGGCGCGGCGAGCAGCAGGAACTGAAAATCCAAGCGGGCAAAAAAATCAGCCCGTCCGACATCGAGAAGGTCAAGGGCGAGGTCTACGATCCGAAGCTTCTGCGCACCCTATTCATTGATTTTGAAAACGACCAGTGGGAAAAAGAGCTGGAGGCGTTCAACAACTCGGACGTCGATGTGCCGGCCAAACTCACCATCGATGGCAAGGTTTACGAAGGGGTAGGCATACATTTCCGCGGTGCGTCCAGCTACTTCAGAACCCGCAGCGGCCAGAAACGCTCGCTCAACGTTTCGCTCGACCACAGCGACAAGGACCAGCGACTCGATGGTTACAAAACACTCAATCTGAACAACTCCTTCGGCGATGCCAGCCTGCTGGGGGCCGTGATCTACTCGCAGATCGCCCGCAGCCTGACACCGGCGCCGAAAGTGAACCTCGTCCGCGTGGTCATCAATGGCGAATACTGGGGCATCTATCAGAACCAGCAGCAGTTCGATAAGGACTTCCTCAAGGAGAACTACGACACCAAAAAAGGCGCTCGCTGGAAGGCCCCCGGCTCCCCACGCGGCGATGCCGGACTGAAATACCTCGGCGAGGATCTGGCCGAATACAAGAAGCGCTTTGAGCAGAAAAAAGGCGATGCTGAGGACTGGCAAGCGCTGATCGGCCTCTGCAAGGTGCTCAACGAAACCCCCATCGACCAACTCGAAGCCGCGCTCGCTCCCATCCTCGACATCGAGAGCACCCTGCGCTTCCTCGCCATCGATTGCACCCTGATGAACAGCGATGGCTACTGGGCACGTGCCAGTGATTTCACCCTCTACCGCGATCCCAAAGGCATGTTCCACATCGTGCCCCACGATATGAACGAAGCCTTCCGCGCCGGCCACCGCCGCCGTGGTGAGTCCGCCGCGGACGCCAGCCCATTTTCACTCGACCCCCTGGTCGGACTGGATGACGACTCCAAACCGCTGCGTTCCAAGCTGCTCAAAGTCCCCTCGCTGCGGAAACGTTACCTCGCCCACTGTGAGAGCATCGCCCGCGATTGGCTTGACTGGAAAAAGCTCGGCCCGATCGTCGCCGAATATCGCGCCATGATCAAAGACGACGTCATCGCCGATACCCGGAAAAACGGCAGCACCGAGGCCTTCCTCAAGCTCACCGCCGATCAGCCTGACGAGCTCAGTGAAGTGCGGGGCGCCGGCACCCCGATCCGGACCTTTGCCGATGGTCGCCGCGCCTTCCTGCTCTCGCACCCCGCCATCAAGGGGGCGGCTAAAGAGTAG
- a CDS encoding TspO/MBR family protein, which translates to MTPKPLKSQIVGFIACCIVTFTAAALDAIASATAGSFYQELTQPSWAPPAWLFGPVWSALYAMMAVSAWLVWRQPSGRKTKLALGIFLVQLATNALWSWLFFKWHLGALAFVEVLLLWCLIVANVVAFWRLHKVAAVLLLPYLIWVSFAAALCYTMWQLNPDVL; encoded by the coding sequence ATGACCCCCAAACCGCTCAAGAGCCAGATTGTCGGCTTCATCGCCTGCTGTATCGTCACCTTCACAGCCGCTGCGCTAGATGCAATTGCATCGGCCACGGCGGGTAGTTTTTACCAAGAACTCACGCAGCCCAGCTGGGCGCCGCCGGCTTGGTTGTTCGGGCCGGTGTGGAGTGCTCTCTACGCCATGATGGCGGTGTCTGCTTGGCTGGTGTGGCGACAGCCATCTGGTCGGAAAACCAAGCTGGCACTGGGTATCTTCCTGGTCCAGCTGGCGACCAACGCGCTTTGGTCGTGGCTTTTCTTCAAATGGCACCTGGGCGCCCTCGCCTTTGTCGAGGTGCTGCTGCTGTGGTGTCTGATCGTGGCCAATGTCGTGGCTTTCTGGCGCTTGCACAAAGTCGCTGCGGTCCTACTGCTCCCCTATCTCATCTGGGTCAGCTTCGCCGCCGCACTCTGCTACACCATGTGGCAGCTCAATCCGGACGTCCTCTAG
- a CDS encoding trypsin-like peptidase domain-containing protein — MNPGFRRFLTLLVVFVMAFLTVFVVRKMQDGSSLMDIITGRDSAANDGQFTLRDKPALNLQDVQVLAAINAESAALVKTVVPSVVSIDTAGVRHDRFRDVWGRTWVQPRTVQGQGSGVIVTQEGHVLTNHHVIQGNPRIRLTMHDGTVHSAKVIGSDPAVDIAVLKIDGKGPFAPLKFGDSSKIEVGNIVFAVGSPFGLGETVTDGKISAKKRTFSDSRVDLLQTSAAINPGNSGGPLVNILGEIVGINSRIYSTDKKNPGFQGISFAIPSNAALKTMKDILARGRPIRGFLGMAFEDLDPYTRREFGYQGRDGIRIVGLVPDSPAEKAGLREDDIIISYDGNEIADMRRLIGLIQQSEVGSMVNMVIWREGAKHTITATVGEADNFSQRILRDEEDETTSRPDPKTVLTTIGLVVREANEREQSLGVTGVVIKQILAGSKLSGSLHIGDVVHAINGRAVQSVEDFNTRLAASASVQNTELEIHRGRQSFRIRISVVKAQ, encoded by the coding sequence ATGAATCCTGGATTTCGCCGTTTTCTCACCTTACTGGTCGTGTTTGTCATGGCCTTTCTCACCGTCTTTGTGGTCCGCAAAATGCAGGACGGCAGCAGCCTGATGGATATCATCACCGGGCGGGACTCCGCCGCCAATGACGGCCAGTTCACCCTGCGCGACAAGCCGGCGCTGAACCTGCAAGACGTCCAGGTGCTGGCCGCCATCAATGCGGAAAGCGCCGCACTGGTGAAAACTGTGGTGCCCTCTGTGGTCAGCATCGATACCGCCGGCGTGCGCCACGATCGCTTCCGCGACGTCTGGGGGCGCACCTGGGTGCAGCCACGCACGGTCCAAGGTCAAGGGTCCGGAGTAATTGTCACCCAGGAAGGCCACGTCCTGACCAACCACCACGTGATTCAAGGAAACCCGCGAATCCGCCTGACGATGCACGATGGCACAGTGCACTCGGCCAAGGTCATCGGCTCAGACCCCGCCGTGGACATCGCCGTTCTCAAAATCGATGGCAAAGGCCCCTTCGCGCCACTCAAATTCGGTGACTCGTCCAAGATCGAGGTGGGCAACATCGTCTTTGCCGTCGGCAGCCCTTTCGGTCTCGGTGAAACCGTCACCGATGGCAAGATCTCTGCGAAAAAACGCACCTTCTCCGATAGCCGCGTCGACCTGCTGCAGACCTCCGCCGCGATCAACCCAGGGAACTCCGGCGGGCCGCTGGTGAACATCCTCGGCGAAATTGTCGGCATTAACTCACGGATCTACTCCACCGATAAAAAGAACCCGGGATTCCAAGGGATCAGCTTTGCCATCCCCTCCAATGCCGCGCTGAAAACCATGAAGGACATCCTCGCACGCGGGCGTCCGATCCGTGGATTCCTCGGCATGGCCTTCGAAGATCTTGATCCCTACACGCGCCGCGAATTTGGCTACCAAGGACGCGATGGCATCCGCATCGTCGGTCTAGTGCCCGATTCCCCGGCGGAAAAAGCCGGCCTGCGCGAGGACGATATCATCATCAGCTACGACGGCAACGAAATCGCCGACATGCGCCGCCTAATCGGCCTGATCCAGCAAAGCGAAGTCGGCTCCATGGTCAACATGGTAATCTGGCGCGAGGGGGCGAAACACACCATCACCGCCACCGTGGGTGAGGCGGATAACTTCAGCCAGCGCATCCTCCGCGATGAGGAAGACGAAACCACCTCACGGCCCGATCCCAAAACCGTGCTAACCACCATCGGCCTGGTGGTGCGCGAGGCCAACGAGAGGGAACAATCGCTGGGGGTCACCGGCGTGGTGATCAAGCAGATCCTCGCCGGCAGCAAGCTCAGCGGCAGCCTGCACATCGGCGATGTGGTCCACGCCATCAATGGCCGGGCCGTGCAAAGCGTCGAAGATTTTAATACCCGCCTCGCCGCCTCCGCCTCGGTTCAGAACACCGAGCTGGAAATCCACCGTGGTCGCCAAAGCTTCCGCATCCGCATCTCCGTGGTCAAGGCGCAGTAA
- a CDS encoding BLUF domain-containing protein, giving the protein MHLIIYISDYTGNAGQISTDLEDICQTAKNRNPEHDITGLLFYHNGNFLQAIEGEKAKLESLMAALERDPRHEKITRVVDCPIAERGFSDWNMDTFELEESESISRDTLHAYKKTFTSQMEMDSAVFIESLKSMSQDRNLRAIVVS; this is encoded by the coding sequence ATGCATCTCATCATCTACATCAGCGATTATACAGGTAACGCTGGGCAAATCTCCACAGATCTGGAGGACATCTGCCAGACGGCTAAAAACAGAAACCCGGAGCACGACATCACCGGCTTGCTCTTTTATCACAACGGTAATTTCCTGCAGGCGATCGAGGGAGAAAAAGCCAAGCTCGAAAGCCTGATGGCTGCGCTGGAGCGAGATCCACGGCATGAGAAAATCACCCGCGTGGTGGACTGCCCCATTGCGGAACGCGGGTTCTCCGATTGGAACATGGATACCTTCGAGCTGGAGGAATCCGAATCGATCAGCAGGGACACACTGCACGCGTATAAGAAAACTTTCACCAGCCAGATGGAGATGGACAGCGCTGTGTTTATCGAATCGCTGAAGTCGATGTCCCAGGACCGGAACCTGCGCGCCATTGTGGTGAGCTAA
- a CDS encoding SMP-30/gluconolactonase/LRE family protein, whose translation MKSLPIHLLLAWLTCMPAFAEKRERLADAIVAPDTEVKRLATGMKFTEGPVWIGAENKLIFSDIPNSMLMQWSEKEGLQPFRKVEQSNGNLLDAEGRLLSCQHAGRNIIRIDNDGSQMVLVDKYQGKKFNSPNDLAVHSDGSIWFTDPSYGLRGRAAETPGKWVYRFDPKTKQVEVVYKGFDMPNGIAFSPDENVLYIADSGKIGKIRAFKVSGKNIDPQPLFEIDLRCDGMCLDREGRLYTTAGGGIHVYDPSGKKITLIPVPEKPANVCFGGEQFDTLFITARKSLYSVKTLQQGAQ comes from the coding sequence ATGAAATCCCTCCCCATTCACCTCCTACTGGCCTGGCTCACTTGCATGCCGGCCTTCGCTGAAAAACGCGAGCGCCTCGCAGACGCCATCGTCGCTCCCGACACGGAGGTCAAACGCCTCGCCACCGGGATGAAATTCACCGAGGGCCCGGTCTGGATCGGTGCCGAGAACAAACTGATTTTCAGCGATATTCCCAACAGCATGCTGATGCAGTGGTCGGAGAAAGAGGGTCTGCAGCCGTTCAGAAAAGTCGAGCAAAGCAATGGCAACCTGCTCGATGCCGAGGGCCGCTTGCTCTCCTGCCAGCACGCCGGACGGAATATCATTCGTATCGACAATGACGGCAGCCAGATGGTGCTGGTGGACAAGTATCAGGGGAAGAAATTCAACTCTCCCAACGACCTCGCAGTGCACTCGGATGGCTCGATCTGGTTCACCGACCCCAGCTACGGCCTGCGTGGTCGGGCCGCTGAAACCCCAGGGAAATGGGTCTACCGCTTCGATCCCAAGACCAAGCAGGTGGAGGTCGTCTACAAAGGTTTCGACATGCCAAACGGCATCGCTTTTTCCCCCGATGAAAATGTGCTCTACATCGCGGACTCAGGGAAAATCGGCAAGATCCGCGCCTTCAAGGTGAGCGGCAAGAACATCGACCCGCAGCCACTTTTTGAAATCGATCTACGCTGCGACGGCATGTGTCTCGACCGCGAAGGCAGGCTCTACACCACCGCCGGCGGAGGCATCCACGTCTACGATCCCAGCGGCAAAAAGATCACCCTCATCCCGGTGCCGGAAAAGCCGGCCAACGTCTGCTTTGGCGGCGAGCAGTTTGACACCCTGTTCATCACCGCCAGGAAGTCGCTCTACTCGGTGAAAACTCTACAACAAGGTGCCCAATGA
- a CDS encoding SGNH/GDSL hydrolase family protein, whose protein sequence is MTSRRRPSFFTLALCLLVPCTALRADKLADASELYTGKEYSKAFANPKDHPDRPNVLIIGDSISIGYTVPVRKKLHGKADVFRIPSNGKFAAHGAANLEKWLGTRHWDVIHFNWGLWDICYRNPKSKTQGHRDKIDGTLTATPEQYRQSMEQIVARLKKTGATLIWCATTPVPEKEAGRKVGDEIKYNAIAAEIMKANDIAINDLHAHALKRLPEIQAKVGDVHFKGKGYQHLAEQVAKEIAAALPVAETK, encoded by the coding sequence ATGACCTCACGCCGTCGCCCATCCTTTTTCACCCTCGCCCTCTGTCTGCTTGTCCCCTGCACGGCACTCCGTGCCGATAAGCTCGCCGATGCTTCGGAGCTCTATACCGGCAAGGAATATTCCAAAGCCTTCGCCAACCCCAAGGACCATCCGGATCGTCCTAATGTGCTGATCATCGGCGACTCAATTTCGATCGGCTACACCGTCCCTGTGAGGAAGAAGCTGCATGGCAAGGCAGACGTCTTCCGCATCCCCAGCAATGGCAAATTCGCGGCCCATGGAGCTGCCAATTTGGAAAAATGGTTAGGCACACGACACTGGGATGTGATTCATTTCAACTGGGGCCTCTGGGACATCTGCTACCGCAACCCCAAGTCCAAAACCCAAGGCCACCGCGATAAGATCGACGGCACCCTGACCGCCACGCCCGAGCAGTATCGCCAGAGCATGGAACAAATCGTCGCCCGCTTGAAAAAGACCGGAGCCACCCTGATCTGGTGCGCCACCACCCCCGTGCCGGAAAAAGAAGCCGGCCGCAAGGTGGGCGATGAAATCAAATACAATGCCATCGCCGCCGAGATCATGAAGGCGAACGACATCGCGATCAACGACCTCCACGCGCACGCCCTCAAGCGCCTGCCGGAAATCCAAGCCAAGGTGGGCGACGTCCACTTCAAGGGCAAAGGCTACCAACACCTCGCCGAGCAAGTTGCCAAGGAGATCGCCGCCGCTCTGCCGGTGGCAGAGACGAAGTAG
- a CDS encoding M3 family metallopeptidase yields the protein MSESHPFFSAAYHIPWNELTADKVEGDIAVALENAEANLATLRALDETSLSYENTFAALEDASMDLDRAWGRLNHLDSVSNNDEQRAALNAVLPKVTAFYSAIALDPAIWSKLKAFSESPAAAELDATRKRYVEETCASFIQSGADLPEEKKTRVAEIQSRLSEITQKFSENVLDSTNAWELIVEDEAELAGLPESAKAAAAEDAKGKGHEGKWRFTLQQPSMSPVMQFAENDALRKKVWEASCTVGLADGFDNTDLIKEILKLRQEKAELLGFKNFADLTLARRMAKNGDTALKFTGDLHDQIVDKFQSETKALQQWKAEQTDSEISLMEPWEVGYWAEKRRKAEYAFDDEELRPYFPLHKVMAGMFGIVSNLYDIRIEERPTTTDDGDIQTWHPEVKFYDLFDNRTEELLGSFYADWHPRESKRGGAWMNSFETGLPGDDKNPREPHLGLMVGNMTKPIGDKPALMTHYEVETIFHEFGHLLHHLLGNVTVKSLSGTNVAWDFVELPSQIMENYCWDRESLDLFARHFETDEPIPQELFDKMIAARNYMSASVTMRQLALGKLDLELHTQVEKYTAIDLDDADREILADYKAKLATDSPSMARRFNHLFSSPTGYAAGYYSYKWAEVLDADAFTRFQKEGIMNQETGQAFREAILSKGNSVPADELYRNFMGRDPDQVAFLERNGLA from the coding sequence ATGTCCGAAAGTCATCCATTCTTCTCCGCCGCGTATCACATTCCCTGGAACGAACTCACTGCCGACAAGGTGGAGGGCGATATCGCCGTTGCCTTGGAAAATGCCGAGGCCAACCTCGCCACCCTCCGTGCACTGGATGAAACGTCTCTGAGCTATGAGAACACCTTTGCCGCCCTTGAAGATGCGTCCATGGATCTCGACCGCGCCTGGGGCCGACTGAACCATCTCGACTCCGTCTCCAACAACGACGAGCAACGCGCCGCGCTGAATGCCGTGCTGCCCAAGGTCACCGCTTTCTACTCTGCCATCGCCCTGGATCCTGCCATCTGGAGTAAGCTCAAGGCCTTTTCCGAATCACCCGCCGCCGCTGAGCTGGATGCTACTCGCAAGCGCTACGTGGAAGAAACCTGCGCCAGCTTCATCCAGTCCGGTGCCGATCTGCCGGAGGAGAAGAAAACACGCGTGGCGGAAATCCAGTCCCGTCTCTCCGAAATCACCCAGAAGTTCAGTGAGAACGTCTTGGACTCGACCAATGCCTGGGAGCTGATCGTCGAAGATGAGGCCGAGCTCGCCGGACTGCCCGAGTCCGCTAAGGCCGCCGCCGCCGAGGACGCCAAGGGGAAAGGACACGAAGGAAAATGGCGCTTCACCCTGCAGCAGCCGTCGATGAGCCCCGTCATGCAGTTCGCTGAGAACGATGCGCTGCGCAAGAAAGTCTGGGAAGCTAGCTGCACCGTCGGACTGGCAGACGGCTTTGATAACACCGACCTCATCAAGGAAATCCTGAAATTGCGTCAGGAAAAAGCCGAGCTGCTGGGCTTCAAGAACTTTGCCGATCTCACCCTCGCTCGCCGCATGGCGAAGAATGGCGACACCGCCCTCAAGTTCACCGGCGATCTGCACGACCAGATTGTCGATAAATTCCAGAGCGAAACCAAGGCCCTGCAGCAGTGGAAAGCGGAGCAGACAGACAGCGAGATCTCGCTGATGGAGCCATGGGAAGTTGGTTACTGGGCGGAGAAGCGCCGCAAGGCCGAGTATGCCTTCGATGACGAAGAGCTGCGTCCTTATTTTCCTCTGCACAAGGTGATGGCCGGCATGTTTGGCATCGTCAGCAACCTTTACGACATCCGCATCGAAGAGCGCCCCACCACCACTGATGATGGCGATATCCAAACCTGGCACCCGGAAGTGAAGTTCTACGATCTCTTCGATAACCGGACCGAAGAGCTGCTGGGGTCATTTTACGCCGATTGGCACCCGCGCGAGTCGAAACGTGGCGGTGCCTGGATGAACTCGTTTGAAACCGGCCTGCCCGGCGACGACAAGAACCCGCGCGAGCCGCACCTCGGCCTGATGGTGGGGAACATGACGAAGCCGATCGGTGACAAACCTGCGCTGATGACGCACTACGAAGTGGAGACGATTTTCCACGAGTTCGGCCACCTGCTGCATCACCTGTTAGGAAACGTCACGGTCAAATCCCTCTCCGGCACCAACGTCGCCTGGGACTTTGTCGAGCTGCCATCGCAGATCATGGAGAACTACTGCTGGGATCGTGAGAGTCTGGATCTGTTCGCCCGTCACTTTGAGACGGACGAGCCCATTCCACAGGAGCTGTTTGATAAAATGATCGCCGCGCGGAACTACATGAGTGCCAGCGTCACCATGCGCCAGCTCGCCCTCGGCAAGCTGGACCTGGAGCTGCACACTCAAGTGGAGAAATACACCGCCATCGATCTGGACGACGCCGACCGCGAAATCCTTGCCGATTACAAAGCTAAACTGGCCACCGATTCGCCATCAATGGCGCGTCGCTTCAACCACCTCTTCAGCTCGCCCACCGGCTACGCTGCGGGCTACTACTCATACAAATGGGCCGAGGTTCTGGATGCGGATGCGTTCACCCGTTTCCAGAAAGAAGGCATCATGAATCAGGAAACCGGCCAAGCTTTCCGCGAAGCTATCCTCAGCAAAGGCAACTCGGTGCCCGCCGATGAGCTTTACCGCAACTTCATGGGTCGCGACCCGGATCAAGTGGCCTTCCTCGAGCGCAACGGCTTGGCCTAA
- a CDS encoding asparaginase domain-containing protein, with protein sequence MSLLIITVGGTIDKVYFDASSEYEVGEPTVPHVYQGALVTLDYELLPLMRKDSLEMTESDRVLIRETCEQVEQDKILITHGTDTMADTAEALAGLEGKTIVLTGAMAPARFRETDAVFNIGVATGAVQALPPGVYIAMNGQIFPAGQVRKNREERRFEAV encoded by the coding sequence ATGTCTCTTCTCATTATCACCGTAGGTGGCACCATCGATAAGGTGTATTTCGACGCATCATCCGAGTATGAAGTGGGCGAGCCCACCGTGCCCCACGTTTACCAGGGGGCGCTAGTCACCCTCGATTACGAACTGCTGCCGCTGATGCGCAAGGACAGTCTGGAAATGACGGAGTCGGATCGCGTGCTCATCCGGGAAACCTGTGAGCAGGTGGAACAGGACAAGATTCTCATTACCCACGGCACCGATACCATGGCGGACACCGCCGAGGCGCTGGCGGGGCTGGAGGGCAAGACCATCGTGCTCACCGGCGCGATGGCACCGGCACGCTTCCGCGAGACTGATGCGGTGTTCAACATCGGCGTGGCCACCGGCGCGGTGCAGGCGCTGCCGCCCGGCGTTTACATCGCCATGAATGGCCAGATTTTCCCAGCCGGGCAGGTTCGGAAAAACCGTGAAGAGCGTCGCTTTGAAGCGGTTTGA
- a CDS encoding uracil-DNA glycosylase, which produces MRAETRWVWFLWGVPAIAQPLIDYLRHLQGQGQTHVSIDDEARLILREFFIRAKTGKPSQPAAKQAVPASASAPAQAPAQPAPAAQPTNVDLTALAAPAPKEKSDRITVAGGSQEEKLAQLKHQASQWAPAKALGTLRQTMVFSHGSPNADIMLVGEAPGFDEERMQEPFVGLAGQKLDGILGAMGLSRSSVYLTNIVKFRPSMVNQTTNNRKPSLEERAACMPIFQAEIDIVAPKVIIALGGTAAQSLLDSTEPVTKLRGAFHEFSGVPVRVTYHPSYILHNEATSEKRKLWEDMLSVMELLNMPINDKQRGYFLPKS; this is translated from the coding sequence ATGCGTGCCGAGACGCGCTGGGTATGGTTTCTGTGGGGCGTGCCAGCCATCGCCCAGCCACTCATCGATTACCTCCGCCATCTGCAAGGGCAGGGGCAGACGCATGTCAGCATCGATGACGAAGCTCGCTTGATTCTGCGCGAGTTTTTCATTCGGGCGAAAACCGGGAAACCGAGCCAGCCGGCGGCGAAGCAAGCCGTCCCGGCGTCAGCCAGCGCACCCGCGCAGGCACCCGCCCAGCCGGCACCGGCTGCCCAGCCAACCAATGTCGATCTCACCGCGCTCGCCGCCCCGGCGCCGAAGGAGAAGTCCGACCGCATCACGGTTGCCGGTGGCAGCCAGGAGGAGAAATTGGCGCAGCTGAAGCATCAGGCCAGCCAGTGGGCCCCCGCCAAGGCGCTCGGCACCCTTCGTCAGACCATGGTGTTTTCCCACGGCAGCCCGAATGCCGATATCATGCTGGTCGGCGAGGCTCCGGGTTTTGACGAGGAGCGGATGCAGGAACCTTTCGTCGGCCTGGCCGGTCAAAAGCTCGATGGCATCCTCGGTGCCATGGGCCTGAGCCGCAGCAGCGTCTATCTCACCAACATCGTCAAATTCCGACCGTCGATGGTGAATCAAACCACCAACAACCGCAAACCTAGCCTCGAGGAGCGCGCAGCCTGCATGCCGATCTTTCAGGCGGAAATCGACATTGTTGCGCCGAAGGTGATCATCGCCCTCGGGGGCACAGCGGCTCAGTCGCTGCTCGATAGCACCGAGCCGGTGACCAAACTGCGCGGTGCCTTCCACGAGTTTTCCGGCGTTCCGGTGCGGGTGACCTACCATCCATCGTATATCCTGCACAACGAAGCCACCTCCGAGAAGCGCAAGCTCTGGGAAGATATGCTCAGCGTGATGGAGCTGTTGAACATGCCGATCAACGACAAACAACGTGGCTATTTCCTGCCGAAATCCTGA
- a CDS encoding glycosyl hydrolase, which produces MKTPSMTRRDMMRLAALASLAPAGSALAAPGGGRSPKKGLAIAVKNNGWAEKVRKLNCKWFYSWGAKIPNGIPAGVDFKPMIWGYWGDKAGLAKTGQKIKEAGIKELLGFNEPDGKHQANMSVEKALRIWPLLMETGLRLGSPACVHPDNDWMKAFMAGVKKKGLRVDFVTVHSYGGPHANQLEKRLHKIQKMYNKPLWITEFAVGDWDAKTPKANKHHPDKVLKFMETILPKLDRMDFVERYAWFPAGQKSAPLGTSALYDGKGNLTRLGKAYRDA; this is translated from the coding sequence ATGAAGACACCCTCCATGACTCGGCGCGATATGATGAGGCTTGCCGCACTGGCATCACTGGCTCCTGCCGGCAGTGCCTTGGCAGCACCCGGCGGTGGCAGGTCGCCCAAAAAGGGACTGGCGATTGCGGTGAAGAACAACGGCTGGGCGGAAAAAGTGCGCAAGCTGAACTGCAAGTGGTTCTACTCCTGGGGGGCAAAAATCCCCAATGGCATCCCTGCGGGGGTCGATTTCAAACCGATGATTTGGGGTTACTGGGGCGATAAGGCAGGGCTCGCCAAAACGGGTCAAAAGATCAAGGAAGCCGGTATTAAAGAGCTGTTAGGATTCAATGAACCCGATGGCAAACATCAGGCGAACATGTCGGTGGAAAAAGCCCTGCGCATCTGGCCGCTGCTGATGGAGACCGGGCTGCGACTCGGCAGTCCGGCTTGTGTTCACCCGGATAACGACTGGATGAAGGCCTTCATGGCCGGCGTGAAGAAAAAAGGCCTGCGGGTCGACTTCGTCACCGTGCACTCCTACGGCGGACCCCATGCGAATCAACTGGAGAAACGCCTGCACAAGATTCAGAAAATGTACAACAAGCCGCTCTGGATCACCGAGTTCGCGGTGGGCGACTGGGATGCCAAGACCCCGAAGGCGAACAAGCACCACCCGGACAAAGTGCTCAAGTTCATGGAAACCATCCTTCCGAAGCTCGATCGCATGGACTTCGTGGAACGCTATGCCTGGTTCCCTGCGGGTCAGAAATCAGCGCCGCTGGGCACCAGTGCACTTTACGATGGTAAGGGGAATCTGACACGCCTCGGTAAGGCATACCGAGACGCCTAA